In Cydia pomonella isolate Wapato2018A chromosome 1, ilCydPomo1, whole genome shotgun sequence, one genomic interval encodes:
- the LOC133524361 gene encoding uncharacterized protein C1orf131 — protein sequence MSLVLTKAALALKNAENNFQFVKFEAHKPKKKQVEADKKLKVSQKELNQKKDLDLKKIRHEVVKFGMSGFDPSKKEEARIALAVSLGAKPPKKEYLNYKELMQKRKQEKQKEQEEKQIMRSKSMMQSGGKKKKKTGNDIGHLLDTYGKVQKKDLKKKDGPSTKKKRKK from the exons ATGTCCCTTGTACTTACGAAAGCTGCTTTAGCACTCAAAAACGCAGAGAACAATTTTCAatttgtcaaattcgaagcgCATAAACCAAAAAAGAAGCAAGTAGAAGCAGACAAGAAGTTGAAAGTTAGCCAAAAAGAATTGAATCAAAAGAAAGACCTAGATCTTAAGAAAATCAGACATGAAGTAgtgaaatttggtatgtcaGGGTTCGACCCATCGAAGAAAGAAGAAGCTAGGATTGCACTAGCGGTTAGTTTAG GAGCCAAACCACCTAAGAAGGAATATCTCAACTACAAGGAACTGATGCAGAAGAGGAAACAGGAGAAACAGAAGGAGCAAGAAGAGAAGCAGATTATGAGATCAAAGAGCATGATGCAGAGCggtggaaagaagaagaaaaagactGGAAATGATATTGGGCACTTGTTAGACACATACGGGAAG GTACAGAAAAAGGACTTGAAGAAAAAAGATGGACCAAGTACTAAAAAGAAGCGCAAGAAGTGA